One Halictus rubicundus isolate RS-2024b chromosome 10, iyHalRubi1_principal, whole genome shotgun sequence genomic window carries:
- the Sec63 gene encoding translocation protein Sec63, with the protein MSGQKFQYDESGGKFFYVLLSFLALLLIPGTYYLWPRCPKQDPDQEARECQCDGCKKKKIILQLNEPWKETKALFKKFLIILGWVILIFLAYKVSQFDYERANFDPFEILEVSSLSSPSDIKKAYRKKSLILHPDKETGDEVAFMKLTKAYQALTVEEARRNWEKYGNPDGPRAMNFGIALPSWIVEKENSVWVLGLYSLVFMFALPIAVGMWWYKSNRYTDDQVLLETSKMHYFYFLKTPSMSLKRVIMVLAASFEFCKELNAEIVERHSDYEEVYSLIKQLPLLGVKNKEEPLCNSYSIKARALLHAHLSRISLNPETLEKDKQYILKKCPYLIQEMVTCVNRVIVLAYAKRVPQLPSIQTIENCMKLCPMIVQGFWEFKNPLLQLPHITEDNLKCFSAKKHQIRSLQQFAQLKREETRLILRNLSDSEYEDVMKVLGSMPYIDFKVRSEVIDDENPTVYTVGAIVTVTVSLTRKDLRHLFGDDTVKEQTMIDDNKDGNGDAPEEPPEEPNQVVKKPAWHRQKKGQKRSHKKGTSKKSASVKNAQSQSGNENAQKTNIPNAKKKEDKIEKESSKDKLSDVSDSNVDSDRSDDEDSPHKKDVSVDDDDTEWERFQQRISKREKFLEGRSNLSHEVHCPLFPDVKQEYWWVYICDRKSKTLLTPPIFVKSLAHSEEIQLKFTTPKWPGVYTFTVCLRSDSYLGFDQAQNIKLDVKKAPEVLTEHPQWDISDEETAEDVDAADEHSEFTTDEDIDSDNE; encoded by the exons ATGAGTGGTCAAAAATTTCAATATGACGAAAGTGGTGGGAAATTTTTCTACGTTTTACTTTCATTTTTGGCACTTCTCTTGATACCTGGGACGTACTATCTTTGGCCACGTTGCCCGAAACAAG ATCCAGATCAAGAGGCAAGAGAATGTCAATGTGATGGatgtaaaaagaagaaaattattctACAACTTAACGAACCATGGAAAGAAACCAAAGCATTATTTAA aaaattccttattatattaggatgggtaattctaatatttttggcaTATAAAGTATCACAATTTGACTATGAAAGGGCTAATTTTGATCCATTTGAAATATTAGAAGTTTCTTCT CTATCATCACCAAGTGATATTAAAAAGGCTTATCGTAAGAAGTCTTTGATTCTTCATCCAGATAAAGAGACTGGAGATGAAGTAGCATTTATGAAACTGACCAAAG CTTATCAGGCATTAACGGTTGAGGAAGCACGAAGGAATTGGGAAAAGTATGGAAATCCAGATGGTCCAAGAGCAATGAACTTTGGAATAGCTCTACCATCTTGGAttgttgaaaaagaaaattctgtATGGGTTTTGGGATTATATTCATTGGTATTTATGTTTGCTTTACCGATCGCTGTTGGGATGTGGTGGTATAAAAGTAATCGTTACACTGATGATCAA GTGTTACTTGAAACATCAAAAATGCATTATTTCTACTTTCTGAAAACACCGTCGATGTCATTAAAAAGAGTAATCATGGTTCTTGCTGCTTCCTTCGAATTTTGTAAAGAGCTAAATGCGGAAATAGTTGAAAGGCACTCAGACTATGAAGAAGTTTATTCG ctTATTAAACAATTACCCCTGTTAGGAGTAAAAAACAAGGAAGAACCATTATGCAATTCATATTCAATTAAAGCTAGAGCTTTACTTCACGCACATTTATCTCGCATATCGCTAAATCCAGAAACCTTGGAAAAAGATAAACAGTATATACTAAAAAAATGTCCATATTTAATTCAAGAAATGGTTACTTGTGTTAATAGAGTAATTGTACTAGCTTATGCCAAGAGAG TTCCACAATTACCAAGTATACAAACTATagaaaattgtatgaaattaTGTCCTATGATAGTACAAGGATTTTGGGAATTTAAAAATCCTCTTTTGCAATTACCACATATAACTGAAGATAATTTGAAATGTTTCTCAGCAAAGAAG CATCAAATCAGGAGTCTTCAACAATTTGCACAAttgaaaagagaagaaacaagaCTGATCCTTAGAAATTTATCAGACAGTGAATACGAAGATGTTATGAAAGTTCTTGGAAGTATGCCATACATAGACTTCAAAGTACGATCTGAAG TCATTGACGATGAAAACCCCACAGTATATACTGTTGGTGCTATTGTAACTGTGACAGTATCGTTAACCCGGAAAGATCTTAGACATTTGTTTGGAGATGATACAGTCAAGGAACAAACAATGATCGATGATAATAAAGATGGGAATGGTGACGCTCCCGAAGAACCACCAGAAGAACCGAATCAAGTGGTAAAGAAGCCAGCATGGCATAGACAAAAGAAAGGACAGAAGAGATCTCATAAAAAAGGCACTAGTAAAAAGTCTGCTTCTGTAAAGAATGCACAGTCACAGTCTGGAAATGAGAATGCTCAAAAAACAAATATTCCTAAtgcaaagaagaaagaagataaaatagaaaaagagTCTTCCAAAGATAAATTATCCGATGTTAGTGACAGTAACGTGGACAGTGACAGAAGTGATGACGAAGATAGTCCTCATAAGAAAGATGTATCCGTTGATGATGACGATACAGAGTGGGAAAG GTTTCAGCAAAGGATTTCAAAGAGGGAAAAATTTTTGGAGGGGAGGAGTAATTTATCACACGAAGTACACTGCCCCCTCTTTCCAGATGTTAAACAGGAATACTGGTGGGTTTATATATGCGATCGCAAGAGCAAAACTTTACTGACGCCTCCTATTTTTGTCAAGTCATTAGCACATTCTGAAGAAATTCAATTAAAGTTTACCACACCAAAGTGGCCAGGTGTATACACGTTTACTGTATGTTTACGTAGTGACTCGTATCTCGGCTTTGATCAAGCTCAAAATATTAAG TTGGATGTGAAAAAAGCACCAGAAGTACTTACAGAACATCCTCAGTGGGATATTTCAGACGAAGAAACTGCAGAAGACGTTGATGCAGCTGACGAACATTCCGAGTTCACAACTGATGAGGACATTGACAGTGACAATGAATAA
- the Ikkbeta gene encoding inhibitor of nuclear factor kappa B kinase subunit beta isoform X1 — protein sequence MNNAYSNHYSNDYCYLYTYSFLVDIFNMTSTPVVNDWTFNKTLGSGGFGVVELWTHKTGDKLAIKKCKWDVAQLTERQIKRWINEVQIMKRLKHANIVKAVELPFKYPGEKIDLPILCMEFCRKGDLRKVLNKAENCCGVSEKEAIVIMKSISSAVEYLHSDNITHRDLKPENIVLQDNCGEVSYKLIDLGYAKELGEASLSASLVGTLNYVAPELLWNKKYSCSVDYWSLGILFYELISGTRPFLPRMQDTMTWMRLIQNKGYNDICAYESEGKSVFGQDIVGPTNLSRCLRNKLVDWFRVMLQWDSKTRGKKCDENGVMQLVAFTLLQSILSKQIVHVFSVPTYKVDAYEVSDTTTATEMKTMIEEDTNIPVNQQILTNYFGQVLDSNKTSLLSKIQDPILFVFKKDSSFTEITPTQDIPMPIQRMMEQSKNPLDSGTLMDYYRVAINFIKQELDLFQLYIFALTIKIDLVITRLNTDIENVKTISTNTNALLTEVSVVQVKWNKESVNKEKLNCLEQMSQKIYAVVKATDKIKLMFNLLIKESNDLKSNAQRIDCVGNISQFYNKAMDIYEQHKRKHPHERAKPTEMVKLIFNFLPIKEELLRNTNIQKIIKQTEEFERKLLTVEEIFESVIVMSTVYRHGFQNVIQFNPNPPAVAQNQATCISTINDIKMPNEFHNDRCLNTSTIGGSKITEVDKIISDNIIYENLVMRHKLDSLLSEMQENLKKMVNLEP from the exons ATGAACAATGCGTATTCTAACCACTACTCTAACGATTACTGTTATTTATACACATATT CATTTTTAGTGGACATATTTAACATGACTTCTACACCAGTTGTAAATGATTGGACTTTTAATAAAACTCTTGGTTCAGGAGGATTTGGTGTTGTCGAATTATGGACGCATAAAACTGGCGACAAACTTG caattaaaaaatgcaagTGGGATGTTGCACAATTAACAGAAAGACAAATAAAGCGATGGATCAACGAAGTCCAAATAATGAAACGCTTGAAACATGCGAACATAGTAAAAGCTGTAGAACTACCTTTCAAGTATCCTGGCGAAAAAATAGATTTACCAATATTATGTATGGAATTTTGCAGGAAAGGTGATCTTAGAAAG GTTTTAAACAAAGCAGAGAATTGTTGTGGTGTGAGTGAAAAAGAAGCAATTGTTATAATGAAGAGTATCTCCTCTGctgttgaatatttacattCCGATAATATTACGCATCGTGATTTAAAACCTGAAAATATAGTGTTACAGGATAATTGTGGTGAA GTTTCATATAAATTAATAGATCTAGGATATGCGAAAGAACTTGGTGAAGCCAGTTTATCTGCATCTTTAGTAGGTACGTTAAATTATGTGGCTCCAGAACTTCTTTGGAATAAGAAATATAGTTGTTCTGTGGATTACTGGAGTTTGGGCATTTTATTTTATGAACTCATCAGTGGTACAAGACCGTTCTTGCCACGAATGCAAGATACTATGACATG GATGAGGCTTATACAAAATAAAGGATACAATGACATCTGTGCTTATGAATCAGAAGGAAAGAGTGTGTTCGGTCAAGACATTGTGGGTCCTACAAATTTATCAAG ATGTCTTAGAAACAAATTGGTAGATTGGTTTAGAGTGATGCTACAATGGGATTCAAAAACAAGAGGGAAAAAATGTGATGAAAATGGTGTAATGCAACTGGTTGCGTTTACATTACTTCAATCCATTCTGTCTAAACAG atAGTACATGTATTTTCTGTGCCAACATATAAAGTTGATGCATACGAAGTAAGTGACACCACTACTGCTACAGAGATGAAAACTATGATTGAGGAGGATACTAATATACCTGTGAATcaacaaattttaacaaattattttggCCAAGTTCTAGATTCAAATAAAACATCACTTCTATCAAAAATTCAG gaTCCAATATTATTTGTTTTCAAAAAAGACAGTAGTTTCACTGAGATTACACCTACACAAGATATTCCTATGCCAATACAGAGAATGATGGAACAGTCAAAAAATCCATTGGATTCTGGAACATTAATGGATTACTATCGTGTAGCAATAAATTTCATAAAGCAAGAATTGGATCTGTTTCAACTGTACATTTTTGCTTTGaccataaaaat AGATTTGGTAATTACAAGACTTAATACAgatattgaaaatgtaaaaactaTATCAACAAATACTAACGCTCTTCTGACTGAAGTGTCCGTGGTTCAAGTCAAATGGAATAAAGAGTCTGTCAATAAAGAAAAGCTGAATTGTTTGGAACAGATGTCGCAAAAAATATATGCAGTCGTGAAGGCTAcagacaaaataaaattaatgttcaATTTATTAATCAAAGAAAGTAATGACCTAAAAAGTAATGCTCAGCGTATTGATTGTGTTGGGAATATATCACAGTT TTACAATAAAGCAATGGACATATATGAACAACATAAAAGGAAGCATCCTCATGAGCGTGCCAAACCAACAGAAATGGTGAAgttaatttttaactttttaccgATAAAAGAAGAATTATTACGTAAtacaaatattcaaaagattatAAA acaaaCGGAAGAATTCGAACGCAAACTTTTAACAGtggaagaaatttttgaatCAGTTATTGTTATGAGTACGGTATATCGTCATGGATTTCAAAATGTAATACAATTTAATCCCAACCCACCTGCTGTTGCACAGAATCAAGCTACATGTATTTCAACAATTAATGACATTAAAATGCCCAACGAATTTCATAATGATCGATGCCTGAACACTTCAACCATTGGAGGCAGTAAAATTACAGAAGTGGATAAGATCATATCAGATAATATCATATATGAAAACTTGGTGATGCGTCATAA ATTAGATAGTCTTTTGAGTGAAATGCAGGAAAATCTCAAGAAAATGGTTAATCTGGAACCATAA
- the Ikkbeta gene encoding inhibitor of nuclear factor kappa B kinase subunit beta isoform X2 yields MTSTPVVNDWTFNKTLGSGGFGVVELWTHKTGDKLAIKKCKWDVAQLTERQIKRWINEVQIMKRLKHANIVKAVELPFKYPGEKIDLPILCMEFCRKGDLRKVLNKAENCCGVSEKEAIVIMKSISSAVEYLHSDNITHRDLKPENIVLQDNCGEVSYKLIDLGYAKELGEASLSASLVGTLNYVAPELLWNKKYSCSVDYWSLGILFYELISGTRPFLPRMQDTMTWMRLIQNKGYNDICAYESEGKSVFGQDIVGPTNLSRCLRNKLVDWFRVMLQWDSKTRGKKCDENGVMQLVAFTLLQSILSKQIVHVFSVPTYKVDAYEVSDTTTATEMKTMIEEDTNIPVNQQILTNYFGQVLDSNKTSLLSKIQDPILFVFKKDSSFTEITPTQDIPMPIQRMMEQSKNPLDSGTLMDYYRVAINFIKQELDLFQLYIFALTIKIDLVITRLNTDIENVKTISTNTNALLTEVSVVQVKWNKESVNKEKLNCLEQMSQKIYAVVKATDKIKLMFNLLIKESNDLKSNAQRIDCVGNISQFYNKAMDIYEQHKRKHPHERAKPTEMVKLIFNFLPIKEELLRNTNIQKIIKQTEEFERKLLTVEEIFESVIVMSTVYRHGFQNVIQFNPNPPAVAQNQATCISTINDIKMPNEFHNDRCLNTSTIGGSKITEVDKIISDNIIYENLVMRHKLDSLLSEMQENLKKMVNLEP; encoded by the exons ATGACTTCTACACCAGTTGTAAATGATTGGACTTTTAATAAAACTCTTGGTTCAGGAGGATTTGGTGTTGTCGAATTATGGACGCATAAAACTGGCGACAAACTTG caattaaaaaatgcaagTGGGATGTTGCACAATTAACAGAAAGACAAATAAAGCGATGGATCAACGAAGTCCAAATAATGAAACGCTTGAAACATGCGAACATAGTAAAAGCTGTAGAACTACCTTTCAAGTATCCTGGCGAAAAAATAGATTTACCAATATTATGTATGGAATTTTGCAGGAAAGGTGATCTTAGAAAG GTTTTAAACAAAGCAGAGAATTGTTGTGGTGTGAGTGAAAAAGAAGCAATTGTTATAATGAAGAGTATCTCCTCTGctgttgaatatttacattCCGATAATATTACGCATCGTGATTTAAAACCTGAAAATATAGTGTTACAGGATAATTGTGGTGAA GTTTCATATAAATTAATAGATCTAGGATATGCGAAAGAACTTGGTGAAGCCAGTTTATCTGCATCTTTAGTAGGTACGTTAAATTATGTGGCTCCAGAACTTCTTTGGAATAAGAAATATAGTTGTTCTGTGGATTACTGGAGTTTGGGCATTTTATTTTATGAACTCATCAGTGGTACAAGACCGTTCTTGCCACGAATGCAAGATACTATGACATG GATGAGGCTTATACAAAATAAAGGATACAATGACATCTGTGCTTATGAATCAGAAGGAAAGAGTGTGTTCGGTCAAGACATTGTGGGTCCTACAAATTTATCAAG ATGTCTTAGAAACAAATTGGTAGATTGGTTTAGAGTGATGCTACAATGGGATTCAAAAACAAGAGGGAAAAAATGTGATGAAAATGGTGTAATGCAACTGGTTGCGTTTACATTACTTCAATCCATTCTGTCTAAACAG atAGTACATGTATTTTCTGTGCCAACATATAAAGTTGATGCATACGAAGTAAGTGACACCACTACTGCTACAGAGATGAAAACTATGATTGAGGAGGATACTAATATACCTGTGAATcaacaaattttaacaaattattttggCCAAGTTCTAGATTCAAATAAAACATCACTTCTATCAAAAATTCAG gaTCCAATATTATTTGTTTTCAAAAAAGACAGTAGTTTCACTGAGATTACACCTACACAAGATATTCCTATGCCAATACAGAGAATGATGGAACAGTCAAAAAATCCATTGGATTCTGGAACATTAATGGATTACTATCGTGTAGCAATAAATTTCATAAAGCAAGAATTGGATCTGTTTCAACTGTACATTTTTGCTTTGaccataaaaat AGATTTGGTAATTACAAGACTTAATACAgatattgaaaatgtaaaaactaTATCAACAAATACTAACGCTCTTCTGACTGAAGTGTCCGTGGTTCAAGTCAAATGGAATAAAGAGTCTGTCAATAAAGAAAAGCTGAATTGTTTGGAACAGATGTCGCAAAAAATATATGCAGTCGTGAAGGCTAcagacaaaataaaattaatgttcaATTTATTAATCAAAGAAAGTAATGACCTAAAAAGTAATGCTCAGCGTATTGATTGTGTTGGGAATATATCACAGTT TTACAATAAAGCAATGGACATATATGAACAACATAAAAGGAAGCATCCTCATGAGCGTGCCAAACCAACAGAAATGGTGAAgttaatttttaactttttaccgATAAAAGAAGAATTATTACGTAAtacaaatattcaaaagattatAAA acaaaCGGAAGAATTCGAACGCAAACTTTTAACAGtggaagaaatttttgaatCAGTTATTGTTATGAGTACGGTATATCGTCATGGATTTCAAAATGTAATACAATTTAATCCCAACCCACCTGCTGTTGCACAGAATCAAGCTACATGTATTTCAACAATTAATGACATTAAAATGCCCAACGAATTTCATAATGATCGATGCCTGAACACTTCAACCATTGGAGGCAGTAAAATTACAGAAGTGGATAAGATCATATCAGATAATATCATATATGAAAACTTGGTGATGCGTCATAA ATTAGATAGTCTTTTGAGTGAAATGCAGGAAAATCTCAAGAAAATGGTTAATCTGGAACCATAA
- the Sou gene encoding required for meiotic nuclear division 5 protein souji has translation MEACNAVEREVDKVLLKFGAINEHAETVLRDLINHIESLKKEFEEAPSDHELTPGQAQVLKDTMKKVRETAHHLATEHRELHSTVSKVGKAIDRNFIADFASTSREDVFSGPEKSHMLNQVICQHFYRHGMLDIAAELAAEAGIKTDEGTGEPFTELNYILDCLKQRDLEPALSWAKKHREALLAQNSSLEFQLHRLHFIKLVQQGPSKQTEAIMYARQNFTQYVGRHGKEVQALMGTLLYLPNGIQSSPYSHLLDPTLWLDIHDVFTREACTLLGLSVDSPLSVCINAGCTALPTLLNIKQVMQQRQVTGVWNGKDELPIDIDLGKESRYHSVFACPILRQQSTENNPPMKLACGHVISRDALNKLTNANKLKCPYCPVEQNPEDARLIYF, from the exons ATGGAGGCGTGTAATGCGGTTGAACGTGAAGTTGATAAGGTTTTATTGAAATTTGGTGCGATAAACGAGCATGCGGAGACAGTATTGCGCGATTTAATAAATCACATAGAGTCTCTAAAAAAGGAATTCGAAGAAG CACCGTCCGATCATGAGTTGACACCAGGTCAAGCGCAAGTGTTGAAAGACACGATGAAAAAGGTACGAGAGACCGCTCATCACTTGGCTACCGAACATCGGGAACTGCATAGCACAGTGTCAAAAGTAGGAAAAGCGATTGACAGGAATTttatcgctgattttgcgagcACCAGCAGAGAAGATGTTTTTTCAGGTCCAGAGAAATCGCATATGTTGAATCAGGTCATTTGTCAGCATTTCTATCGTCATGGAATGCTGGATATCGCAGCGGAATTAGCAGCG GAGGCTGGGATTAAAACGGACGAAGGAACAGGAGAACCGTTCACAGAATTGAATTACATACTCGATTGCTTGAAACAGAGAGATCTAGAACCGGCTCTTTCGTGGGCTAAAAAGCACAGGGAAGCTCTTTTAGCGCAG AACTCGTCCCTGGAATTTCAACTGCATAGATTACACTTTATAAAGCTAGTTCAACAAGGACCTAGTAAACAAACCGAAGCGATAATGTACGCCCGACAAAACTTTACGCAATACGTCGGACGTCATGGGAAAGAAGTGCAAGCGTTAATGGGTACGCTGCTTTACTTGCCGAACGGAATACAGTCCTCCCCTTACAGTCATTTATTAGATCCAACATTGTGGCTCGATATTCACGACGTTTTCACGAGAGAGGCATGCACGCTATTGGGCTTGAGCGTCGACAGTCCTCTTTCGGTGTG CATTAACGCGGGATGCACTGCGTTGCCCACGCTATTGAATATTAAACAAGTGATGCAACAGAGACAAGTCACGGGAGTCTGGAATGGAAAAGACGAGCTACCC ATCGATATAGATTTGGGCAAAGAGAGTCGTTACCATTCTGTGTTCGCTTGCCCGATTTTACGACAACAGAGCACGGAGAACAATCCACCGATGAAGCTGGCTTGCGGTCACGTGATCTCGAGAGACGCGCTGAATAAACTCACCAACGCGAACAA ACTGAAATGCCCGTATTGTCCAGTGGAACAGAATCCGGAAGATGCTAGGCTGATATATTTCTAG